The following coding sequences are from one uncultured Desulfobacter sp. window:
- a CDS encoding glutamate synthase-related protein: MSYSPVLSSGFTNAKNRSTFISPQSGMCSLCTEDCAGTCEIAQAAVLGKMSVYPATTGSNQIASEKDYPLDFSCFNINGRVFGAVGVPADYENAEIFNVDLTTSYGHDNEVKLDLPFILPALIKLNWQDYFGGAAMAGVTCIVGEDARQKDPELLIENGKVTSFPMLTRIHDSFYRYYRGSGQMVLQCNSDDHLMGVPEIALQKYGFKALEFKFGQAAKGTQPVNKLKGYEDAVKKKYSGMLVHPDPFDKNILKLRKNGCCPNFYSYGRLPQWTEERISKRISELREMGMKNVYFKMAGYDIADIERVIDMAIDNGVDMVTFDGAGGGSGYSPSKMMNEWCLPTVTLENNVTAICKTRRAQGKKLPAMVITGGFSSEDQAYKALALGNGEFKAIGFCRAAMAAAMTGKRIGYNIKNGDIPAFYKKFGSNIEEIFGDLPDLRAIYGLEANQFSTGAIGVFSYLNKLGNGLRHFSALNRKFNIAFADRSDLIPLTAEARLIL; encoded by the coding sequence ATGTCATATTCACCCGTTTTAAGCTCAGGCTTTACAAACGCAAAAAACAGAAGCACGTTCATCTCTCCGCAATCGGGGATGTGTTCACTTTGTACTGAGGATTGTGCCGGCACCTGTGAAATTGCGCAAGCTGCTGTTTTGGGTAAAATGTCTGTTTATCCTGCCACAACCGGCTCCAATCAAATTGCTTCTGAAAAAGACTATCCATTGGATTTTTCCTGCTTTAACATTAACGGCAGGGTTTTCGGGGCTGTCGGCGTTCCCGCTGACTATGAAAACGCGGAAATTTTTAATGTGGATCTCACGACAAGCTATGGCCATGATAACGAAGTCAAACTTGATCTTCCTTTTATTTTGCCCGCTTTGATTAAGTTGAACTGGCAGGACTACTTCGGCGGGGCGGCTATGGCCGGCGTCACATGTATTGTCGGTGAGGATGCAAGACAAAAAGACCCTGAATTGTTAATAGAAAATGGCAAGGTTACAAGTTTTCCAATGCTGACAAGAATACACGACAGCTTTTACAGGTACTATCGCGGCAGTGGTCAAATGGTGCTGCAATGCAACTCAGACGACCACCTTATGGGCGTTCCGGAAATCGCTTTACAAAAGTACGGTTTTAAGGCCCTGGAATTCAAATTCGGACAGGCGGCCAAGGGCACACAGCCTGTAAATAAGCTGAAGGGTTATGAGGATGCCGTAAAAAAAAAATACTCCGGTATGTTAGTACATCCTGACCCCTTTGATAAAAATATCCTCAAATTACGTAAAAACGGCTGCTGTCCGAATTTTTACAGCTATGGCAGACTCCCGCAATGGACCGAGGAACGCATTTCAAAACGCATATCCGAGCTTCGCGAAATGGGCATGAAAAATGTTTACTTCAAAATGGCGGGATATGATATTGCAGATATTGAACGCGTTATCGATATGGCCATTGATAACGGCGTTGACATGGTCACCTTTGACGGTGCCGGCGGCGGCTCCGGTTACAGTCCCTCCAAGATGATGAATGAGTGGTGCCTCCCTACGGTTACACTTGAAAACAATGTCACTGCTATTTGCAAGACTCGCAGGGCACAAGGAAAAAAATTGCCAGCCATGGTTATTACAGGCGGTTTTTCCAGCGAAGACCAAGCCTACAAGGCACTCGCCCTGGGCAACGGAGAATTTAAAGCAATCGGTTTTTGCCGCGCTGCCATGGCTGCCGCTATGACTGGAAAGCGTATAGGATATAATATAAAAAATGGGGACATTCCTGCTTTTTACAAAAAATTCGGCTCAAATATTGAAGAAATATTTGGTGACTTACCTGATCTTCGAGCCATATATGGTTTAGAAGCCAACCAGTTCTCAACAGGTGCGATCGGTGTATTTTCATATTTGAACAAGCTTGGCAACGGTTTAAGGCACTTTTCGGCACTTAACAGGAAGTTTAATATTGCGTTTGCGGATCGTTCCGACCTTATACCATTGACAGCTGAAGCTCGTCTGATTCTTTAG